One region of Sulfuricurvum sp. genomic DNA includes:
- a CDS encoding KUP/HAK/KT family potassium transporter, with protein sequence MTLKERIINEMMVIKSLGVVYGDIGTSPIYTFAVILLLVQPTKETIFQILSMIVWTLTMLVTVQYAWLATSLSKRGEGGTVVLVQILLPYLKGARLAALVTALGFLGISLMIGDGVITPAISILSAVEGIMLIPGHESTPKYVLLLIAAGIAFALFAVQKHGVEKVASAFGPIMVIWFFALGIVGGYNVLQNPEVLHALSPFYAVEFVVQHPYIAFVVLADVLLCATGGEALYADMGHLGRLPILKGWVFASVALILCYFGQGAFLLSHPDALKSPFFEMFHDFGPTLYISLVILAIFATVIASQAMISGVFSVLYQAMTTRIFPHFSVDYTSDELRSQIYVGSVNWFLFVCVIAILFDFGESAKLAAAYGLSVAGAMSITGILMSMIFMVKKEYLKMGLAIFTGLMSMSFFVSSWMKIPHGGYWSLIIASVPLFIIILYTQGQKRLYAALVPIDKDAFLEEYSTRYRHGQHVSGTALFFARNTDAIPAYIGKTMFQNGIIYDYNLIVIIKTTYEPHGIFSKLSPLGEALDLLVIHSGYMEKLNVEKLLRERNINERSIFYGDEEIVSDSFLWKIFAMIKDLSPNFVSFYNFPHEKLIGVARRAKI encoded by the coding sequence ATGACATTAAAAGAACGTATTATAAATGAAATGATGGTGATTAAGTCACTCGGTGTCGTTTACGGCGACATTGGCACCAGTCCGATCTATACTTTCGCCGTAATCTTGCTTCTTGTACAACCCACCAAAGAGACTATTTTTCAGATCCTCTCCATGATCGTATGGACCCTCACGATGCTCGTTACTGTTCAATACGCGTGGTTAGCGACCAGTCTTTCAAAACGGGGCGAAGGGGGGACGGTTGTGCTGGTGCAAATTTTGCTCCCTTATCTTAAGGGAGCCCGTTTGGCTGCCCTCGTCACCGCATTGGGATTTCTCGGTATCTCGCTGATGATCGGGGATGGGGTTATTACCCCTGCGATCAGTATTCTCAGTGCCGTCGAGGGGATTATGTTGATCCCGGGACATGAGAGTACCCCGAAATACGTATTGCTCCTCATCGCCGCAGGAATTGCATTTGCCCTCTTTGCCGTTCAGAAACATGGGGTCGAAAAGGTTGCCAGTGCGTTTGGGCCGATTATGGTGATCTGGTTTTTCGCCCTTGGCATTGTCGGGGGGTATAACGTACTACAAAATCCTGAAGTTCTCCATGCCCTCTCACCCTTTTATGCGGTAGAGTTTGTTGTTCAGCACCCGTATATTGCGTTTGTGGTTTTAGCCGATGTCTTGTTATGCGCAACGGGAGGTGAAGCGTTGTACGCCGATATGGGGCATTTGGGTCGTCTTCCCATTCTAAAAGGGTGGGTTTTTGCTTCTGTGGCATTAATTTTGTGTTATTTCGGGCAAGGTGCATTTCTCCTATCCCATCCTGATGCACTAAAAAGTCCATTCTTTGAGATGTTTCATGATTTTGGCCCAACGCTCTATATTTCATTGGTTATTTTAGCTATTTTCGCAACCGTTATTGCGTCTCAAGCGATGATCAGCGGTGTTTTTTCCGTCCTCTATCAGGCGATGACGACCCGTATTTTCCCCCATTTCAGTGTCGATTACACCTCCGATGAGCTTCGCAGCCAAATTTATGTCGGCTCAGTCAACTGGTTCTTATTTGTCTGTGTCATCGCGATCCTTTTTGATTTCGGCGAATCGGCTAAATTAGCCGCCGCATACGGGCTCTCGGTTGCGGGGGCGATGAGCATTACCGGTATTTTAATGAGTATGATTTTCATGGTTAAAAAAGAGTATCTTAAAATGGGGTTAGCAATTTTCACAGGGCTAATGAGCATGAGTTTTTTTGTCTCTAGTTGGATGAAAATTCCGCACGGCGGCTATTGGTCTTTGATTATTGCTTCTGTTCCCCTTTTTATCATTATTCTTTATACCCAAGGGCAAAAACGGCTTTATGCTGCTTTGGTTCCGATTGATAAAGATGCTTTTTTGGAGGAATATTCTACGCGTTACAGACATGGTCAGCATGTAAGCGGTACCGCTCTGTTTTTTGCCCGTAATACAGATGCTATCCCCGCCTACATAGGTAAAACAATGTTCCAAAATGGGATTATTTACGATTATAATCTTATCGTCATCATTAAAACGACATATGAACCTCACGGAATTTTTAGCAAACTTTCCCCATTGGGTGAGGCACTCGATCTTTTGGTCATACATTCAGGATACATGGAAAAACTCAATGTCGAAAAACTCTTGCGGGAGCGGAACATCAATGAACGCTCTATTTTTTACGGGGACGAAGAGATCGTTTCCGACAGCTTCTTATGGAAAATATTTGCAATGATTAAAGACCTGTCGCCGAACTTTGTCAGCTTTTATAATTTCCCCCATGAAAAGCTTATCGGGGTTGCACGACGGGCGAAGATTTGA
- a CDS encoding amino acid permease, with protein MDNTKEPALLHVLGLGTAILLVAGSMIGSGVFKKIAPMSVNLANGSLILWAWVVAGLITILGAFSFASLATTTKEAGGQFQYFKNVFGVFFGFIYGWSFFAVISTASIASIAYVFAESLGNLCGVPPLLEAYSSYNIFGIIFPFQNASIKLIAVSTLIFLTIFNIRGVKGGGWLSNIVTSAKVLGILLLIFMGLSYSENSTHATVVIHTFKPSQTSELVQISAFFTAMLGAFWAYDGWVNITNMASEFKNPTKNIPIAIIVGTALTMCLYLLVNYAYLQVLTPADFAHLSTQHGSIAAIEVAKITMGSIGITLISILIMVSTFGATQASTMSAARVYYQMSKEGYFFKPFSHVHKRFRTPYISLIGQMIWACLLIISGTFDQLTDMLVFAAFIFYALGAIAVIRLKMIGKLQITYGYPVVPLLFFLCCIVIVANSIYSRPLESLTGLGLVILGAPLYLYFRTRS; from the coding sequence ACCGCAATACTATTGGTAGCAGGAAGTATGATAGGATCAGGTGTATTTAAAAAAATAGCTCCAATGTCAGTAAATCTTGCAAATGGATCATTAATCCTTTGGGCATGGGTGGTAGCAGGGCTGATTACCATACTTGGAGCTTTTAGTTTTGCTTCTTTGGCAACGACAACCAAGGAGGCTGGAGGACAGTTTCAATACTTTAAAAACGTATTCGGCGTTTTTTTTGGTTTTATCTACGGATGGAGTTTTTTTGCTGTTATTAGTACAGCTTCAATTGCATCTATTGCATATGTTTTTGCTGAATCACTTGGTAATCTTTGCGGAGTTCCTCCACTGCTGGAAGCATATAGCTCTTATAATATTTTTGGAATAATTTTTCCTTTTCAAAACGCTTCTATTAAGCTTATTGCCGTTTCGACATTAATTTTCCTAACTATTTTTAATATTCGGGGGGTAAAAGGAGGAGGATGGTTAAGCAACATTGTCACGAGTGCAAAAGTTCTTGGTATATTACTGCTTATATTCATGGGATTGAGCTATTCAGAAAATAGTACTCATGCAACTGTTGTGATTCATACTTTTAAACCAAGTCAAACAAGTGAACTGGTACAAATAAGCGCTTTTTTTACGGCTATGCTTGGAGCATTTTGGGCATATGACGGATGGGTTAATATTACCAATATGGCCAGTGAATTTAAAAATCCAACCAAAAATATTCCAATAGCCATTATTGTAGGAACAGCATTAACGATGTGCCTCTATTTACTGGTAAATTATGCTTATTTACAAGTACTAACACCAGCTGATTTTGCTCATTTAAGTACACAGCATGGAAGTATCGCCGCCATTGAAGTTGCAAAAATTACCATGGGTTCGATAGGTATTACTCTTATTTCTATTTTAATTATGGTGTCGACATTTGGTGCAACACAGGCGAGCACCATGTCTGCGGCGAGAGTTTATTATCAAATGTCGAAAGAGGGATATTTTTTTAAGCCTTTTTCACATGTTCATAAACGCTTTAGAACACCGTATATTTCTTTAATCGGGCAAATGATTTGGGCATGTTTGCTTATTATAAGTGGTACATTTGATCAACTGACAGATATGCTTGTTTTTGCAGCATTCATATTTTATGCTTTGGGCGCTATAGCAGTTATACGTCTTAAAATGATAGGAAAATTACAGATTACCTATGGATACCCAGTCGTACCTCTATTATTCTTTCTATGCTGCATTGTGATAGTTGCGAATTCTATATATTCACGCCCGCTAGAGTCACTTACAGGACTTGGATTAGTCATCCTTGGTGCACCACTTTATCTCTATTTTAGAACACGAAGTTAA
- a CDS encoding Tn3 family transposase: protein MTYLKILNHSQKKEFESPPSISDETRKELFTLHHSMQLQLASFDKDVNKLHFIAMYGYFKVYRTFFDAVSFPKSDIDYIVNQYNFHLDTLKIALNTQVRYKRIIREHFGFLSPNENLRKILKAEASHLISKLSNPKALFYALVEISVSNRYEIPTYTFLVRIITEAMNSHKRHIFDQLKSLSHHQELRALDLFLEDDEVHAGRYSLSRFKKLSHSLKPAKIKDTVNTFTTVRNIHAGLIEIIEKIGLDLNVAKHYALWVEKSDMHQILRKAKYKQQFDLICFVTHQTYIRTDQLCDILVQSVQSAKTSALREHQNAYFLQRQSRSKVSGEMAGLLKNSLIPKVYSIKKTLSSDINADQKLQIIQKEIDAMIADEQENKAFLEEHDELSDNTGYHTILEERSRKLQNRVSDIIKALEFDEKESDKSLLKAIAFFKITGGNITAKIPMEFLSEEEKESLNSNNTEEPFRISLYKMFLFITISDAIKSGTLNLKHSYRYRAFNNYLIDSTEYANTKEIQLERHKLMAIKDFDAVLEELRGSLSSTYRKTSTNITKGRNEYFHLKADGSFIVTTPKLEKSDEIEGLHAYLPKEKFIPLIEVLRLIDRHALFSAKFHHHSHTKSYKAPKHNALYASIIGYGCNISIAKMAKISKGITMGDIDHIRTWYLSNDMLQEANDAIIELTETLGIPKLFRNNQERNHTASDGQKFNTSVESLNSGHSFKYFGLGRGVSRYTFSDESGRLFYTTVINANEREAAYVIDGLMHQEVVQSDIHSTDTFGYSEVVFALTHLLKLVFAPRIKNFKEQQLYAFEPRKLYKEYGYVLLPVKQINTAVIEEQWDQILRMVITIKERRTTVTQLLKRLTSYSRKHKLYQALREFGRIIKTRFLLNYIDDVVFRQQIEKQLNKVESANKFSKAVFFGNSGEYFYATKEEQDIASNALRLIQNSIICWNYLYVSNLLAKEKDEETRDKIINTLKNGSIVHWQHINFYGEYDFTERQIEGDEFDIDAIKRFSIEKYLQKEEKSL, encoded by the coding sequence ATGACGTATCTAAAAATACTCAATCATTCCCAGAAGAAAGAGTTTGAATCACCCCCATCCATTAGTGATGAAACACGAAAAGAACTATTTACACTGCATCATTCTATGCAGCTTCAGTTAGCATCGTTCGATAAGGATGTTAACAAACTGCACTTCATTGCAATGTACGGATATTTCAAAGTTTACCGTACTTTTTTTGATGCCGTATCATTTCCCAAAAGCGATATCGATTACATTGTAAATCAATACAATTTTCATCTAGATACACTAAAAATAGCGTTAAACACGCAAGTCCGCTACAAAAGAATCATCCGCGAACACTTTGGATTTCTCTCCCCTAATGAGAATCTTCGCAAGATATTAAAAGCCGAGGCCAGCCATCTCATTTCTAAACTCTCCAATCCAAAAGCACTTTTTTACGCTTTGGTCGAAATTTCTGTTTCCAACCGGTATGAAATCCCAACCTATACCTTTTTAGTCCGAATCATCACCGAGGCAATGAATTCCCATAAGCGGCATATATTCGATCAGCTCAAATCTTTATCCCATCATCAAGAACTTAGGGCTCTGGATCTATTTTTAGAAGACGATGAAGTCCATGCCGGTCGTTACAGCCTATCACGCTTCAAAAAACTATCCCATTCTCTCAAGCCTGCAAAAATAAAAGATACCGTCAACACCTTCACAACCGTCCGAAACATACATGCGGGACTCATAGAGATCATCGAAAAAATAGGACTCGATTTAAACGTCGCGAAGCACTACGCACTCTGGGTTGAAAAGAGCGATATGCATCAGATACTGCGCAAAGCCAAATATAAACAGCAATTCGATCTTATCTGTTTCGTGACGCATCAAACCTATATTCGGACCGATCAGCTTTGTGACATACTCGTTCAATCGGTACAAAGTGCAAAAACCTCCGCACTGCGAGAACATCAGAATGCCTATTTCTTGCAGCGTCAATCAAGGTCTAAAGTATCCGGCGAAATGGCTGGTCTACTCAAAAACAGTCTTATACCTAAAGTTTACTCGATCAAAAAGACCCTATCCTCAGATATTAATGCCGATCAAAAGCTCCAAATAATTCAAAAAGAGATCGATGCAATGATCGCCGATGAGCAGGAAAATAAAGCGTTTTTGGAAGAGCATGATGAGCTGAGTGATAATACAGGTTATCATACAATCCTTGAAGAGCGCTCCCGTAAGCTGCAGAACCGGGTTTCCGATATTATCAAGGCATTGGAATTCGATGAAAAAGAGTCCGATAAATCCCTTCTCAAGGCAATCGCGTTTTTTAAAATAACTGGCGGTAACATCACCGCTAAAATCCCCATGGAGTTTTTATCCGAAGAGGAAAAAGAATCTCTCAACTCTAATAACACTGAGGAGCCGTTTCGGATATCACTCTATAAGATGTTTCTCTTTATTACCATCAGCGATGCCATTAAATCAGGGACTCTCAACCTTAAACACTCCTACCGCTACAGGGCGTTCAATAATTATTTGATCGATTCCACAGAATACGCCAATACCAAAGAAATACAGCTTGAACGGCATAAGCTGATGGCAATCAAAGACTTCGATGCAGTGCTAGAAGAGCTTCGAGGTTCACTCAGTTCAACCTATCGAAAGACTAGCACCAATATTACGAAAGGGAGAAACGAATACTTCCATTTAAAAGCGGATGGCTCATTTATCGTAACTACTCCAAAGCTGGAAAAAAGCGATGAGATTGAAGGGCTCCATGCCTATCTTCCTAAAGAGAAGTTCATTCCGCTGATCGAGGTGTTGCGTCTCATTGACCGGCATGCACTATTCAGTGCAAAATTTCATCACCATTCCCATACGAAAAGCTATAAAGCACCCAAACACAATGCCCTTTATGCGTCAATCATTGGATACGGATGCAATATCAGCATTGCCAAGATGGCAAAGATATCCAAGGGGATAACAATGGGTGACATAGATCATATCCGCACATGGTATCTAAGCAACGACATGCTTCAAGAAGCCAATGACGCGATAATTGAATTGACTGAAACGCTTGGCATCCCCAAGTTGTTCCGGAACAATCAAGAGCGTAATCACACGGCCAGTGACGGTCAAAAATTCAACACATCAGTTGAATCTCTGAACTCAGGGCATTCGTTCAAATACTTCGGCTTAGGGCGAGGAGTAAGCCGATATACGTTCTCCGATGAATCCGGTCGGTTATTCTATACGACGGTAATCAATGCCAATGAGCGTGAAGCAGCGTACGTTATCGATGGACTGATGCACCAGGAGGTAGTACAAAGCGATATCCACTCAACCGACACATTTGGATACAGCGAGGTGGTGTTCGCACTCACACATCTGCTGAAATTGGTCTTTGCACCACGGATCAAAAACTTTAAAGAGCAGCAGCTTTATGCGTTTGAACCTAGAAAACTCTACAAAGAGTATGGGTACGTTTTACTGCCGGTAAAACAGATCAATACTGCTGTTATTGAAGAGCAATGGGATCAAATTCTTCGAATGGTCATTACCATCAAAGAGCGAAGGACAACGGTGACACAACTGCTTAAGCGTCTTACCTCCTATTCACGCAAACACAAGCTTTATCAGGCACTGCGGGAATTCGGTCGTATCATCAAAACACGTTTTTTGCTCAACTACATCGACGATGTTGTCTTCCGTCAGCAAATTGAGAAGCAGCTCAATAAAGTGGAAAGCGCAAACAAATTTTCTAAAGCGGTTTTTTTTGGAAACAGCGGTGAATATTTTTATGCCACAAAAGAGGAACAGGATATTGCCAGCAATGCACTGCGTCTGATTCAAAACTCGATTATCTGCTGGAACTATCTCTATGTTTCAAACCTTCTTGCTAAAGAAAAAGATGAGGAAACCAGAGATAAAATTATCAATACACTGAAGAACGGATCAATAGTACACTGGCAGCACATTAACTTTTATGGGGAATATGATTTTACAGAACGACAAATTGAAGGTGATGAATTCGATATTGACGCTATAAAGCGTTTTTCAATAGAAAAGTACTTGCAGAAAGAAGAAAAGAGCTTGTAG